One window of the Helicobacteraceae bacterium genome contains the following:
- a CDS encoding flavodoxin, producing the protein MAKIGIFYGSVSGHTAKAAETIGGLLSEKHDVTVVNMEDVSSLDDLLEYDNLILGSSTWGQGDLQNDWRDPFAQMDEADFSNKTVALFGAGDSDKHGEHFASALGVLYDKIVERGAKVIGEINADDYKFKSSLALRNGKIIGLALDEINEPNKTKARIEAWVKAIDNGFI; encoded by the coding sequence GGCGGCGGAGACAATCGGCGGCTTATTAAGCGAAAAACACGACGTAACGGTCGTTAATATGGAAGACGTCTCGTCTTTGGACGATCTACTCGAATACGACAACCTGATTTTAGGCAGTTCGACTTGGGGACAAGGCGATTTGCAAAACGATTGGCGCGATCCGTTCGCGCAGATGGACGAAGCGGATTTTTCCAATAAAACCGTCGCGCTTTTCGGCGCGGGCGACAGCGATAAGCATGGCGAACATTTTGCCAGCGCTCTGGGCGTTTTGTATGACAAGATCGTCGAGCGAGGCGCTAAGGTTATAGGCGAAATAAACGCGGACGATTACAAGTTTAAATCCTCGCTTGCTTTGAGAAACGGCAAAATTATCGGGCTGGCGTTAGACGAGATCAACGAACCAAATAAAACAAAAGCGCGAATCGAGGCGTGGGTAAAGGCAATCGACAACGGCTTTATTTAA